Proteins found in one Sorghum bicolor cultivar BTx623 chromosome 1, Sorghum_bicolor_NCBIv3, whole genome shotgun sequence genomic segment:
- the LOC8086289 gene encoding lysine-specific demethylase JMJ706 isoform X1, with translation MRLPMPQVEGRSYLPAEVRNGLETLKRRRLERMRLSAQNEVGDNPAVAARSGGDALRSPANCGVRLHSNNSTGLPGNVQTKDPFAKRNVEKFDMSNLEWIGKIPECPVYCPTKEEFEDPIAYIQKISPEAAKYGICKIVSPVCASVPAGVVLMKEQPSFKFMTRVQPLRLAEWAEDDTVTFFMSGRKYTFRDYEKMANKVFSKKYSSSSCLPARYVEEEFWREIAFGKMDFVEYACDVDGSAFSSSPHDQLGKSNWNLKNFSRLPNSVLRLLQTPIPGVTDPMLYIGMLFSMFAWHVEDHYLYSINYHHCGAFKTWYGIPGDAAPGFERVASQYVYNKDILVGDGEDAAFDVLLGKTTMFPPNVLLDHNVPVYKAVQRPGEFVITFPRSYHAGFSHGFNCGEAVNFAIGDWFPLGSLASKRYALLNRTPLLAHEELLCRSAVLLSQKLLNCDPRSLDKLDHPYSQYCVKSCFVRLIRFQRRARGLLAKMGSQICYLPKTFPNLSCSMCRRDCYITHVLCGCNLDPVCLHHEQELRSCPCESNRVVYVREDILELEALSRKFEEDVCLSKERSCIGSCKEAEISDTNVERVPNLGITVDFGNSKAGSSGFMTVDGGNSSAAVSILTSSAHHKAPKHSEARAINTSMTKGTYTVDESSSGMDDACNEHGSCNASAMECSDNSDSESEIFRVKRRSTSFDKPTSETKTSTLSEQQVLRRLKKVHPEVQQASKRPEEYDNGSVHSARMSQKSSNPASSDDEREDKVPISWRIKRRQLETQHNVTSPGVRLQSNLASSGGSREETAERTRDAAAELRPKRVKIRLPSSASRQIEQQGSSGQRFAREDKLSLGFPRTF, from the exons ATGCGTTTACCTATGCCTCAGGTGGAGGGTAGGAGCTATCTCCCTGCAGAGGTCAGGAACGGCCTCGAGACCCTGAagcggaggaggctcgagagAATGCGTTTGAGTGCTCAGAATGAAGTGGGCGACAATCCTGCGGTGGCTGCAAGAAGCGGTGGTGATGCCTTGCGGAGCCCCGCTAACTGCGGGGTCAGATTGCATTCCAACAACAGTACAGGTTTACCTGGAAATGTCCAGACCAAGGATCCTTTTGCAAAGCGCAATGTGGAGAAGTTTGATATGTCCAACCTTGAGTGGATAGGCAAGATACCAGAGTGCCCTGTGTATTGTCCCACCAAGGAGGAATTTGAGGATCCCATTGCTTATATACAGAAGATTTCACCCGAGGCTGCTAAATATG GCATTTGTAAAATCGTCTCTCCTGTATGTGCATCTGTTCCTGCCGGTGTTGTGCTGATGAAGGAACAGCCCAGTTTTAAGTTCATGACTAGAGTTCAGCCCCTTCGTCTTGCTGAATGGGCTGAGGATGATACGGTCACTTTCTTCATGAGTGGAAG AAAGTACACCTTCCGGGACTATGAGAAAATGGCGAACAAAGTGTTCTCTAAGAAATATTCCAGCTCTAGTTGTCTCCCAGCTAGGTATGTGGAGGAGGAGTTCTGGCGTGAAATTGCTTTTGGCAAGATGGATTTTGTAGAATATGCTTGTGATGTTGATGGGagtgccttctcttcttctcctCATGATCAACTTGGGAAAAGCAACTGGAACCTCAAG AATTTTTCACGGCTCCCCAATTCTGTCCTAAGACTTCTTCAAACACCAATTCCA GGAGTGACAGATCCAATGCTTTATATTGGGATGCTCTTCAGCATGTTTGCATGGCATGTGGAAGACCATTATTTGTACAG CATCAATTACCATCACTGTGGGGCATTTAAGACATGGTATGGGATACCAGGCGATGCGGCTCCTGGGTTTGAAAGGGTTGCTAGCCAGTACGTATATAACAAGGACATTTTGGTTGGTGATGGAGAGGATGCAGCATTTGATGTCCTACTGGGGAAGACAACAATGTTCCCTCCAAATGTCTTGCTAGATCACAATGTTCCTGTCTATAAAGCTGTACAAAGACCTGGAGAGTTTGTTATTACTTTTCCTCGTTCATACCACGCAGGCTTCAGTCATG GCTTTAATTGTGGAGAGGCTGTTAATTTTGCTATTGGCGATTGGTTTCCTCTCGGTTCTCTAGCTAGCAAGCGCTACGCACTTCTGAACAGAACTCCATTGCTTGCACATGAGGAGCTACTTTGTCGTTCTGCTGTGCTTCTCTCCCAAAAGCTGTTGAACTGTGATCCAAGATCCTTGGACAAGTTGGACCATCCATATTCCCAGTATTGTGTGAAATCCTGCTTTGTGCGGTTGATACGATTCCAGCGACGTGCACGTGGCCTACTTGCTAAAATGGGTTCTCAAATATGCTATTTGCCAAAGACATTCCCAAATCTGTCCTGTAGCATGTGCCGGCGTGATTGCTATATCACACATGTGTTGTGTGGATGTAACCTTGATCCGGTCTGCCTACATCATG AACAAGAACTGCGGAGCTGCCCTTGTGAGTCCAATCGTGTTGTCTATGTTAGAGAGGACATACTGGAGCTAGAGGCTCTATCAAGAAAATTTGAGGAGGATGTCTGCTTATCTAAGGAAAGAAGTTGCATTGGCTCATGTAAGGAGGCTGAGATCTCTGATACTAATGTTGAACGAGTCCCAAATCTTGGGATTACTGTGGATTTTGGTAATAGTAAAGCTGGTAGCTCAGGCTTTATGACAGTTGATGGGGGAAACAGTTCTGCTGCAGTATCAATTTTGACATCTTCTGCGCATCACAAGGCACCCAAGCATTCAGAAGCAAGG GCAATAAATACATCAATGACCAAAGGAACTTACACTGTGGATGAGAGTTCATCCGGCATGGATGATGCTTGTAATGAACATGGTTCATGTAATGCTTCCGCCATGGAATGCAGTGATAATTCCGATTCCGAGTCTGAAATTTTCCGAGTCAAGCGCAGGTCCACCTCATTTGACAAACCTACTTCTGAAACAAAGACGTCAACCTTGTCTGAACAGCAG GTTCTGAGGCGACTGAAGAAGGTACATCCTGAAGTACAGCAGGCCAGTAAGCGTCCAGAAGAATATGATAATGGCTCAGTTCACTCTGCCCGTATGAGCCAGAAGAGCTCAAATCCTGCCTCCTCTGATGATGAAAGAGAGGACAAGGTTCCCATTTCTTGGAGGATAAAGCGGCGACAATTGGAAACCCAGCACAATGTTACAAGTCCTGGTGTGAGACTGCAGTCAAATCTGGCTTCCAGTGGTGGTTCTCGAGAAGAGACtgcagaaagaaccagagatGCTGCAGCAGAGCTCCGTCCAAAACGAGTGAAAATCCGGCTACCTTCTAGTGCCAGTAGGCAGATTGAGCAGCAGGGCAGTTCGGGGCAGAGATTTGCAAGGGAGGACAAGTTGTCGCTTGGTTTTCCACGTACATTTTAG
- the LOC8086288 gene encoding probable inactive shikimate kinase like 2, chloroplastic, protein MRIGAGAAAAANMAACSSVPCSFPTKPDPHRRGRSSHLPRLPAATQFRRFRSLSAAAAASSSASRLRPRASVSASAAPSKDYEFTDGNGEVELRLDIQKLGIESARDVFVDVDDTSLLIRAKSDGTLRTLMNVQTLFDRIKSSETIWFIDEDQLVVNLKKVEQELKWPDIDESWESLTSGITQLLTGISVHIVGDSTHINEAVAKEIAEGIGYLPVCTSELLESATQKSIDTWVASEGADSVAEAESVVLESLSSHVRTVVATLGGKQGAASRFDRWQYLHSGFTVWLSVSDASDEATAREEARRSVSSGSVSYAKADVVVKLGGWDPEYTRAVAQGCLVALKQLTLADKKLAGKKSLYIRLGCRGDWPNIEPPGWDPESDAPPTNI, encoded by the exons ATGAGGATAGGGGCTGGAGCAGCGGCAGCGGCCAACATGGCTGCTTGCTCCTCCGTTCCCTGCTCCTTCCCCACCAAGCCAGACCCTCACCGCCGGGGCCGCAGCTCTCATCTCCCTCGGCTCCCTGCTGCTACCCAGTTTCGTCGGTTTCGATCACtctctgccgccgccgccgcctcgtcgTCGGCGAGTCGCCTCCGTCCACGAGCCTCCGTGTCCGCGTCGGCCGCCCCGTCCAAGGACTACGAG TTCACTGATGGAAACGGAGAGGTGGAGCTGCGACTGGACATCCAAAAGCTTGGCATAGAGAGTGCAAGAGATGTTTTTGTTGACGTCGATGATACATCCCTATTGATCAGAGCCAAGTCTGACGGGACACTGAGGACTTTGATGAACGTCCAAACACTGTTTGATAGGATTAAGTCTTCTGAGACCATATG GTTCATCGATGAGGACCAATTGGTGGTGAATCTGAAGAAAGTAGAGCAAGAGTTGAAATGGCCTGATATAGATGAATCATGGGAATCCCTCACTTCTGGGATCACCCAGTTGTTGACAGGGATCAGTGtccacattgttggtgattccaCACACATTAATGAGGCAGTTGCTAAGGAGATAGCCGAGGGCATTGG GTACCTTCCGGTTTGCACAAGTGAGCTGTTAGAGAGCGCCACTCAAAAGTCGATTGATACAT GGGTGGCTTCCGAAGGAGCGGACTCGGTAGCTGAAGCCGAATCTGTTGTCTTGGAAAGCCTTAGCAG CCATGTCCGCACCGTAGTTGCAACTCTGGGGGGCAAGCAAGGAGCAGCCAGCAGATTCGACAGATGGCAGTACCTTCATTCTGGGTTCACGGTATGGCTATCGGTATCTGATGCAAGTG ACGAAGCTACTGCAAGAGAAGAAGCCCGAAGAAGCGTGAGCAGTGGAAGCGTTTCTTACGCCAAGGCGGACGTGGTGGTGAAGCTTGGCGGGTGGGACCCAGAGTACACGCGAGCTGTTGCGCAGGGCTGCCTCGTCGCCCTCAAGCAGCTAACCTTAGCAGACAAGAAGCTGGCAG GGAAGAAGAGCCTCTACATCAGGCTTGGTTGCAGAGGCGATTGGCCCAACATCGAGCCTCCAGGCTGGGACCCTGAATCCGACGCCCCACCAACCAACATCTGA
- the LOC110431750 gene encoding inactive poly [ADP-ribose] polymerase RCD1 isoform X1 produces the protein MAAMNGKALDKCGRNINSLKRKRESPAAYDADVFLTSELHQHPVNDSAVRFHVDQDRKAKIVCHFNKQVLQSYKNFMSSAPPKRILLRKGAVWKDVPEKIVKLAQADFRAKKTITETGYQNHLFLLDFAHMTFIDTKTGLQRPIAWIDENGKRYFPESFMQDQKLFIKKDFGNGNPEYISVEPNGTREMNDQLGASESSAESSNFDSSTEDISSPKRSRAEKNSIIKKYCDMGEAIGENEPCALLPTACNLLPHQANLGEVSRAQRTIEAVEKLLLQGMGSVIESKDIIGIFRTPLLDDHRQVRYHIHQKQVQVTGCHRGNANVRYAWLPCSKSTVHEMMLNGVLQVHKPPINFAAYGEGILLTPANRSDACVKYSDVDENGIVHMMLCRVIMGNVEIVHPGSNQHRPSSDHVDSGVDDLKNPQHYIVWDMNMNRHIYSEFVVIVKLPSKTKDSFVSQEECQNSSDLSLVLNSSSPDCISEEMNLEAPPALGGGCAAPMLGDSMEKAPSSPWMPFSMLFAAISTKVSPENMDMVISCYEEFKSKKISRGELVKKLRHVVGDRVLISTIMRLQDKLPPVERREAPDASAAKMVAKP, from the exons ATGGCTGCGATGAACGGAAAGGCATTGGATAAATGTGGAAGGAACATAAATAGTCTCAAGAGAAAGCGGGAGAGCCCCGCTGCATATGATGCTGACGTATTCCTCACCTCTGAATTACATCAGCATCCTGTCAATGATTCTGCTGTTAGGTTTCATGTTGATCAAGACCGCAAGGCAAAGATCGTGTGCCACTTCAACAAGCAGGTTTTGCAGAGCTATAAGAACTTCATGAGTAGTGCACCACCTAAGCGCATTTTGCTTCGCAAAGGTGCTGTCTGGAAAGACGTTCCAGAAAAGATTGTCAAATTGGCCCAAGCCGACTTCAGGGCAAAAAAGACGATCACAGAAACAGGATATCAGAACCATCTATTTTTGCTCGATTTTGCCCATATGACATTCATAGACACAAAGACAGGTCTTCAGAGGCCTATTGCTTGGATTGATGAAAATGGAAAGCGCTACTTCCCGGAATCATTTATGCAAGATCAGAAATTATTTATCAAGAAAGATTTTGGCAACGGAAATCCTGAGTACATTAGTGTTGAGCCAAATGGGACACGAGAAATGAATGACCAGCTTGGAGCATCAGAAAGTTCTGCAGAAAGCTCAAACTTTGATTCAAGTACTGAAGATATTTCCAGTCCTAAGAGATCTAGGGCTGAAAAGAATTCCATCATAAAAAAATACTGTGATATGGGAGAAGCTATTGGAGAAAATGAGCCATGTGCTTTGTTGCCTACAGCCTGTAACCTACTGCCACACCAAGCTAATCTGGGTGAGGTATCACGTGCTCAGCGCACTATTGAAGCCGTGGAGAAGCTGTTGCTGCAGGGGATGGGTTCAGTTATTGAATCCAAGGACATTATTGGAATCTTCAGGACTCCATTATTGGATGACCACAGACAAGTCCGTTACCATATTCACCAAAAGCAAGTACAGGTTACCGGATGTCATCGTGGAAATGCAAATGTCCGTTATGCATGGCTTCCTTGCTCCAAAAGCACTGTGCATGAAATGATGCTGAATGGTGTTTTACAAGTTCATAAGCCGCCCATTAATTTTGCAGCCTATGGAGAGGGCATCCTCCTTACACCAGCAAATCGTTCTGATGCCTG TGTGAAATACTCTGATGTTGATGAAAATGGCATTGTCCATATGATGTTGTGCCGTGTTATAATGGGGAACGTAGAAATAGTTCACCCTGGATCTAATCAGCACCGACCTAGTAGTGACCATGTTGATAGTGGAGTAGATGACCTTAAAAACCCACAACATTACATTGTGTGGGATATGAATATGAATAGGCACATCTATTCTGAGTTTGTAGTCATCGTCAAATTGCCTTCTAAAACCAAAG ATTCCTTCGTGTCTCAAGAAGAGTGTCAGAATTCATCTGATCTGTCACTGGTGTTGAATTCTAGTTCACCTGACTGTATTTCAGAG GAGATGAACCTGGAGGCACCTCCAGCATTGGGAGGTGGATGTGCAGCCCCCATGCTAGGAGATTCGATGGAAAAGGCTCCAAGCTCACCTTGGATGCCTTTCTCCATGTTGTTTGCAGCGATCTCTACTAAAGTGTCTCCTGAGAATATGGACATGGTTATTAGTTGCTATGAAGAGTTTAAG AGTAAGAAAATAAGCCGAGGTGAACTAGTAAAGAAGCTGAGACATGTAGTTGGTGATAGAGTGCTAATATCGACGATAATGCGTCTCCAAGATAAG TTACCTCCAGTGGAGAGgcgtgaggcaccggacgcatcaGCGGCCAAGATGGTGGCGAAACCGTGA
- the LOC110431750 gene encoding inactive poly [ADP-ribose] polymerase RCD1 isoform X2 translates to MAAMNGKALDKCGRNINSLKRKRESPAAYDADVFLTSELHQHPVNDSAVRFHVDQDRKAKIVCHFNKQVLQSYKNFMSSAPPKRILLRKGAVWKDVPEKIVKLAQADFRAKKTITETGYQNHLFLLDFAHMTFIDTKTGLQRPIAWIDENGKRYFPESFMQDQKLFIKKDFGNGNPEYISVEPNGTREMNDQLGASESSAESSNFDSSTEDISSPKRSRAEKNSIIKKYCDMGEAIGENEPCALLPTACNLLPHQANLGEVSRAQRTIEAVEKLLLQGMGSVIESKDIIGIFRTPLLDDHRQVRYHIHQKQVQVTGCHRGNANVRYAWLPCSKSTVHEMMLNGVLQVHKPPINFAAYGEGILLTPANRSDACVKYSDVDENGIVHMMLCRVIMGNVEIVHPGSNQHRPSSDHVDSGVDDLKNPQHYIVWDMNMNRHIYSEFVVIVKLPSKTKDSFVSQEECQNSSDLSLVLNSSSPDCISEEMNLEAPPALGGGCAAPMLGDSMEKAPSSPWMPFSMLFAAISTKVSPENMDMVISCYEEFKSKKISRGELVKKLRHVVGDRVLISTIMRLQDKL, encoded by the exons ATGGCTGCGATGAACGGAAAGGCATTGGATAAATGTGGAAGGAACATAAATAGTCTCAAGAGAAAGCGGGAGAGCCCCGCTGCATATGATGCTGACGTATTCCTCACCTCTGAATTACATCAGCATCCTGTCAATGATTCTGCTGTTAGGTTTCATGTTGATCAAGACCGCAAGGCAAAGATCGTGTGCCACTTCAACAAGCAGGTTTTGCAGAGCTATAAGAACTTCATGAGTAGTGCACCACCTAAGCGCATTTTGCTTCGCAAAGGTGCTGTCTGGAAAGACGTTCCAGAAAAGATTGTCAAATTGGCCCAAGCCGACTTCAGGGCAAAAAAGACGATCACAGAAACAGGATATCAGAACCATCTATTTTTGCTCGATTTTGCCCATATGACATTCATAGACACAAAGACAGGTCTTCAGAGGCCTATTGCTTGGATTGATGAAAATGGAAAGCGCTACTTCCCGGAATCATTTATGCAAGATCAGAAATTATTTATCAAGAAAGATTTTGGCAACGGAAATCCTGAGTACATTAGTGTTGAGCCAAATGGGACACGAGAAATGAATGACCAGCTTGGAGCATCAGAAAGTTCTGCAGAAAGCTCAAACTTTGATTCAAGTACTGAAGATATTTCCAGTCCTAAGAGATCTAGGGCTGAAAAGAATTCCATCATAAAAAAATACTGTGATATGGGAGAAGCTATTGGAGAAAATGAGCCATGTGCTTTGTTGCCTACAGCCTGTAACCTACTGCCACACCAAGCTAATCTGGGTGAGGTATCACGTGCTCAGCGCACTATTGAAGCCGTGGAGAAGCTGTTGCTGCAGGGGATGGGTTCAGTTATTGAATCCAAGGACATTATTGGAATCTTCAGGACTCCATTATTGGATGACCACAGACAAGTCCGTTACCATATTCACCAAAAGCAAGTACAGGTTACCGGATGTCATCGTGGAAATGCAAATGTCCGTTATGCATGGCTTCCTTGCTCCAAAAGCACTGTGCATGAAATGATGCTGAATGGTGTTTTACAAGTTCATAAGCCGCCCATTAATTTTGCAGCCTATGGAGAGGGCATCCTCCTTACACCAGCAAATCGTTCTGATGCCTG TGTGAAATACTCTGATGTTGATGAAAATGGCATTGTCCATATGATGTTGTGCCGTGTTATAATGGGGAACGTAGAAATAGTTCACCCTGGATCTAATCAGCACCGACCTAGTAGTGACCATGTTGATAGTGGAGTAGATGACCTTAAAAACCCACAACATTACATTGTGTGGGATATGAATATGAATAGGCACATCTATTCTGAGTTTGTAGTCATCGTCAAATTGCCTTCTAAAACCAAAG ATTCCTTCGTGTCTCAAGAAGAGTGTCAGAATTCATCTGATCTGTCACTGGTGTTGAATTCTAGTTCACCTGACTGTATTTCAGAG GAGATGAACCTGGAGGCACCTCCAGCATTGGGAGGTGGATGTGCAGCCCCCATGCTAGGAGATTCGATGGAAAAGGCTCCAAGCTCACCTTGGATGCCTTTCTCCATGTTGTTTGCAGCGATCTCTACTAAAGTGTCTCCTGAGAATATGGACATGGTTATTAGTTGCTATGAAGAGTTTAAG AGTAAGAAAATAAGCCGAGGTGAACTAGTAAAGAAGCTGAGACATGTAGTTGGTGATAGAGTGCTAATATCGACGATAATGCGTCTCCAAGATAAG CTGTAA
- the LOC8086289 gene encoding lysine-specific demethylase JMJ706 isoform X2 encodes MVEGRSYLPAEVRNGLETLKRRRLERMRLSAQNEVGDNPAVAARSGGDALRSPANCGVRLHSNNSTGLPGNVQTKDPFAKRNVEKFDMSNLEWIGKIPECPVYCPTKEEFEDPIAYIQKISPEAAKYGICKIVSPVCASVPAGVVLMKEQPSFKFMTRVQPLRLAEWAEDDTVTFFMSGRKYTFRDYEKMANKVFSKKYSSSSCLPARYVEEEFWREIAFGKMDFVEYACDVDGSAFSSSPHDQLGKSNWNLKNFSRLPNSVLRLLQTPIPGVTDPMLYIGMLFSMFAWHVEDHYLYSINYHHCGAFKTWYGIPGDAAPGFERVASQYVYNKDILVGDGEDAAFDVLLGKTTMFPPNVLLDHNVPVYKAVQRPGEFVITFPRSYHAGFSHGFNCGEAVNFAIGDWFPLGSLASKRYALLNRTPLLAHEELLCRSAVLLSQKLLNCDPRSLDKLDHPYSQYCVKSCFVRLIRFQRRARGLLAKMGSQICYLPKTFPNLSCSMCRRDCYITHVLCGCNLDPVCLHHEQELRSCPCESNRVVYVREDILELEALSRKFEEDVCLSKERSCIGSCKEAEISDTNVERVPNLGITVDFGNSKAGSSGFMTVDGGNSSAAVSILTSSAHHKAPKHSEARAINTSMTKGTYTVDESSSGMDDACNEHGSCNASAMECSDNSDSESEIFRVKRRSTSFDKPTSETKTSTLSEQQVLRRLKKVHPEVQQASKRPEEYDNGSVHSARMSQKSSNPASSDDEREDKVPISWRIKRRQLETQHNVTSPGVRLQSNLASSGGSREETAERTRDAAAELRPKRVKIRLPSSASRQIEQQGSSGQRFAREDKLSLGFPRTF; translated from the exons ATG GTGGAGGGTAGGAGCTATCTCCCTGCAGAGGTCAGGAACGGCCTCGAGACCCTGAagcggaggaggctcgagagAATGCGTTTGAGTGCTCAGAATGAAGTGGGCGACAATCCTGCGGTGGCTGCAAGAAGCGGTGGTGATGCCTTGCGGAGCCCCGCTAACTGCGGGGTCAGATTGCATTCCAACAACAGTACAGGTTTACCTGGAAATGTCCAGACCAAGGATCCTTTTGCAAAGCGCAATGTGGAGAAGTTTGATATGTCCAACCTTGAGTGGATAGGCAAGATACCAGAGTGCCCTGTGTATTGTCCCACCAAGGAGGAATTTGAGGATCCCATTGCTTATATACAGAAGATTTCACCCGAGGCTGCTAAATATG GCATTTGTAAAATCGTCTCTCCTGTATGTGCATCTGTTCCTGCCGGTGTTGTGCTGATGAAGGAACAGCCCAGTTTTAAGTTCATGACTAGAGTTCAGCCCCTTCGTCTTGCTGAATGGGCTGAGGATGATACGGTCACTTTCTTCATGAGTGGAAG AAAGTACACCTTCCGGGACTATGAGAAAATGGCGAACAAAGTGTTCTCTAAGAAATATTCCAGCTCTAGTTGTCTCCCAGCTAGGTATGTGGAGGAGGAGTTCTGGCGTGAAATTGCTTTTGGCAAGATGGATTTTGTAGAATATGCTTGTGATGTTGATGGGagtgccttctcttcttctcctCATGATCAACTTGGGAAAAGCAACTGGAACCTCAAG AATTTTTCACGGCTCCCCAATTCTGTCCTAAGACTTCTTCAAACACCAATTCCA GGAGTGACAGATCCAATGCTTTATATTGGGATGCTCTTCAGCATGTTTGCATGGCATGTGGAAGACCATTATTTGTACAG CATCAATTACCATCACTGTGGGGCATTTAAGACATGGTATGGGATACCAGGCGATGCGGCTCCTGGGTTTGAAAGGGTTGCTAGCCAGTACGTATATAACAAGGACATTTTGGTTGGTGATGGAGAGGATGCAGCATTTGATGTCCTACTGGGGAAGACAACAATGTTCCCTCCAAATGTCTTGCTAGATCACAATGTTCCTGTCTATAAAGCTGTACAAAGACCTGGAGAGTTTGTTATTACTTTTCCTCGTTCATACCACGCAGGCTTCAGTCATG GCTTTAATTGTGGAGAGGCTGTTAATTTTGCTATTGGCGATTGGTTTCCTCTCGGTTCTCTAGCTAGCAAGCGCTACGCACTTCTGAACAGAACTCCATTGCTTGCACATGAGGAGCTACTTTGTCGTTCTGCTGTGCTTCTCTCCCAAAAGCTGTTGAACTGTGATCCAAGATCCTTGGACAAGTTGGACCATCCATATTCCCAGTATTGTGTGAAATCCTGCTTTGTGCGGTTGATACGATTCCAGCGACGTGCACGTGGCCTACTTGCTAAAATGGGTTCTCAAATATGCTATTTGCCAAAGACATTCCCAAATCTGTCCTGTAGCATGTGCCGGCGTGATTGCTATATCACACATGTGTTGTGTGGATGTAACCTTGATCCGGTCTGCCTACATCATG AACAAGAACTGCGGAGCTGCCCTTGTGAGTCCAATCGTGTTGTCTATGTTAGAGAGGACATACTGGAGCTAGAGGCTCTATCAAGAAAATTTGAGGAGGATGTCTGCTTATCTAAGGAAAGAAGTTGCATTGGCTCATGTAAGGAGGCTGAGATCTCTGATACTAATGTTGAACGAGTCCCAAATCTTGGGATTACTGTGGATTTTGGTAATAGTAAAGCTGGTAGCTCAGGCTTTATGACAGTTGATGGGGGAAACAGTTCTGCTGCAGTATCAATTTTGACATCTTCTGCGCATCACAAGGCACCCAAGCATTCAGAAGCAAGG GCAATAAATACATCAATGACCAAAGGAACTTACACTGTGGATGAGAGTTCATCCGGCATGGATGATGCTTGTAATGAACATGGTTCATGTAATGCTTCCGCCATGGAATGCAGTGATAATTCCGATTCCGAGTCTGAAATTTTCCGAGTCAAGCGCAGGTCCACCTCATTTGACAAACCTACTTCTGAAACAAAGACGTCAACCTTGTCTGAACAGCAG GTTCTGAGGCGACTGAAGAAGGTACATCCTGAAGTACAGCAGGCCAGTAAGCGTCCAGAAGAATATGATAATGGCTCAGTTCACTCTGCCCGTATGAGCCAGAAGAGCTCAAATCCTGCCTCCTCTGATGATGAAAGAGAGGACAAGGTTCCCATTTCTTGGAGGATAAAGCGGCGACAATTGGAAACCCAGCACAATGTTACAAGTCCTGGTGTGAGACTGCAGTCAAATCTGGCTTCCAGTGGTGGTTCTCGAGAAGAGACtgcagaaagaaccagagatGCTGCAGCAGAGCTCCGTCCAAAACGAGTGAAAATCCGGCTACCTTCTAGTGCCAGTAGGCAGATTGAGCAGCAGGGCAGTTCGGGGCAGAGATTTGCAAGGGAGGACAAGTTGTCGCTTGGTTTTCCACGTACATTTTAG